One window of the Tachypleus tridentatus isolate NWPU-2018 chromosome 10, ASM421037v1, whole genome shotgun sequence genome contains the following:
- the mRpL14 gene encoding mitochondrial ribosomal protein L14: MFSTVMTFSSFPGCTFLPRLGSRLFSTSRPANHIIKLTRLRVVDNSALGKQAMMDGKPPKCIHVYNKTGIGTIGDKILVTIKGQKKKALIVGVRQRQKCFVPRFDSNNIVLIDDNGNPLGTRIHVPVPSMLRGKKEFAKVLALCTTFV, from the exons ATGTTTTCAACAGTCATGACATTTTCAAGTTTTCCAGGGTGTACTTTTTTGCCTCGTCTTGGTTCTAGACTGTTCAG CACTTCAAGACCAGCAAATCATATAATCAAGTTAACTCGACTTCGAGTGGTAGATAACAGCGCCCTTGGAAAGCAAGCCATGATGGATGGGAAGCCTCCTAAGTGTATTCATGTGTATAATAAAACAGGAATTGGAACAATTGGTGATAAAATACTTGTAACAATTAAAGGCCAAAAGAAAAAAGCATTAATTGTTGGAGTACGACAGAGACAAAAGTGTTTTGTGCCAAGGTTTGACTCGAATAACATTGTTCTTATTGATGACAATGGAAATCCTCTAGGTACCAGGATTCATGTTCCAGTCCCATCCATGTTAAGAGGAAAGAAAGAATTTGCAAAAGTTCTTGCTCTCTGTACAACTTTTGTGTAA
- the LOC143229778 gene encoding uncharacterized protein LOC143229778 produces the protein MMHLQNHPSCSQKNGSGIPTSPEEYFHNQKVSERDFQAEKRWQYPVFCENKIVINCAEMICNNINASSCVSPQRVLSPDLCHTHKGMPFLFYPVENYVSKLNTEELRHEREALTANQERMVRGSHLLKCLNSEDWQVLVQDELSQEFNRLRLGSVNPEIVVWEDSQIKVEGQHDHEGGDENKIFIAQYNHDTNQEQSSHCSLSVPNITATDEKRRPPIPTSAERVFTG, from the exons ATGATGCATTTACAG AATCATCCTAGCTGTTCCCAAAAAAATGGATCAGGAATTCCCACGTCCCCTGAAGAATATTTTCATAATCAGAAGGTTTCTGAGAGAGATTTTCAAGCAGAGAAACGTTGGCAGTATCCAGTTTTTTGCGAGAATAAAATTGTTATCAACTGTGCAGAAATGATTTGCAACAACATCAACGCATCATCTTGCGTCAGTCCGCAAAGGGTTCTATCGCCTGATCTTTGTCATACTCACAAAGGAATGCCCTTTCTGTTTTATCCTGTCGAAAATTACGTTTCAAAACTGAATACAGAGGAACTTCGGCATGAGCGTGAAGCTCTAACAGCAAACCAGGAAAGAATGGTCCGTGGATCTCACCTTCTAAAATGTTTGAACTCAGAAGATTGGCAAGTTCTTGTACAAGATGAGCTTTCACAAGAATTTAATCGACTTCGACTCGGTTCAGTTAACCCAGAAATTGTTGTTTGGGAAGACAGTCAGATAAAAGTAGAAGGTCAACACGATCACGAAGGCGGAGACGAAAACAAGATATTTATAGCTCAATACAATCATGACACAAATCAGGAGCAGTCGTCGCATTGCAGTCTTTCTGTACCTAATATTACTGCTACAGACGAGAAGCGAAGACCTCCAATACCAACTTCTGCTGAAAGGGTTTTCACTGGATAA